One genomic segment of Gammaproteobacteria bacterium includes these proteins:
- the yhbY gene encoding ribosome assembly RNA-binding protein YhbY: MLTLTLSQKRHLKALAHHRKPVVIIGNNGVTPGVSQEIDQALSHHELIKVRVNAEDRDARERMIEALCAESDATLVQRIGHVAILFRRNPDAPHVEWPV; encoded by the coding sequence ATGCTCACCTTGACCCTATCGCAAAAACGCCACCTTAAAGCGCTGGCTCATCATCGCAAACCTGTAGTGATCATTGGCAACAACGGCGTCACTCCGGGAGTCAGCCAGGAAATTGATCAGGCGCTCAGTCACCATGAACTGATCAAGGTGCGGGTGAACGCCGAGGATCGCGATGCGCGCGAACGGATGATTGAAGCACTCTGCGCCGAGTCCGACGCAACGCTGGTGCAACGAATCGGGCATGTCGCCATTCTATTTCGCCGCAATCCCGATGCGCCGCACGTTGAATGGCCAGTTTAA
- the rlmE gene encoding 23S rRNA (uridine(2552)-2'-O)-methyltransferase RlmE: MPRSKSSARWLREHFTDEYVKRAQREGYRSRAVYKLLEIHEKDRLLQPGMTVVDLGAAPGGWSQLAVRQVGERGIVIALDILPMESLPGVEFLEGDFREAEVLERLLVILAGRPVDLLLSDMAPNASGLKAVDQPRGMYLAELALDFAQQCLRPGGDLLVKAFQGEGFDQFLKELRAAFTTVAPRKPPASRARSAEQYLLARNYRG, translated from the coding sequence ATGCCGCGCAGTAAAAGCAGCGCCCGCTGGTTGCGGGAACACTTCACCGACGAATATGTCAAGCGCGCGCAACGGGAGGGCTATCGCTCTCGCGCAGTATATAAACTGCTGGAAATTCATGAAAAAGATCGGCTGCTGCAGCCTGGCATGACCGTGGTCGATTTAGGCGCGGCGCCGGGCGGCTGGTCGCAGCTGGCGGTGCGTCAGGTGGGGGAGCGGGGCATCGTGATCGCTCTGGACATCCTGCCGATGGAATCCTTACCCGGCGTCGAATTTCTTGAAGGGGATTTCCGTGAAGCCGAGGTGCTGGAGCGTCTATTAGTGATTCTGGCGGGCCGGCCGGTGGATCTGCTGTTATCCGACATGGCGCCGAATGCCAGCGGCCTGAAAGCGGTCGATCAGCCGCGCGGGATGTATCTGGCGGAACTGGCCCTGGATTTTGCCCAGCAATGCCTGCGCCCCGGCGGCGATCTGTTGGTAAAAGCCTTTCAAGGTGAAGGTTTCGATCAATTTTTGAAGGAATTACGTGCCGCTTTTACGACGGTCGCGCCCCGCAAACCCCCGGCTTCACGCGCGCGCAGCGCTGAGCAGTACCTACTGGCCCGGAACTATCGCGGGTGA
- the ftsH gene encoding ATP-dependent zinc metalloprotease FtsH, with protein MVKNILLWVVIAVVLMSVFNSFGPKVAPSAQMSYSQFLQEAKQGRIAQVSIDGRAIMGRTSGGERFTTYSPETDNSAMIGELLNHGVDIEGQPPEKQGLLMQIFISWFPMLLLIGIWVFFLRQMQGGGAGRGAMSFGKSRARMMSEDQIKITFSDVAGVDEAKEEVAELVEFLRDPGKFQKLGGKIPRGVLMVGSPGTGKTLLAKAIAGEAKVPFFSISGSDFVEMFVGVGASRVRDMFEQAKKHAPCIIFIDEIDAVGRHRGAGLGGGHDEREQTLNQLLVEMDGFEGNEGIIVIAATNRPDVLDPALLRPGRFDRQVVVPLPDVRGREQILKVHMRKVPLSTNVKPSVIARGTPGFSGADLANLVNEAALFAARGNKRDVDMEDFEKAKDKIMMGSERKSMVMSEEEKKLTAYHEGGHAIVGRLVPSHDPVYKVSIIPRGRALGVTMFLPEGDRYSFSKQRLESQISSLFGGRIAESLIFGADMVTTGAQNDIERATDIARNMVTKWGLSDRLGPLTYSEDDGEVFLGRSVTRHKNVSDETAHVIDEEIRSIIDQNYRRAEQLLRDNLDKLHQMAEALMKYETIDSDQIDDIMAGRPPREPADVNADDEPPTGTTIDLDKDRRGEKPIGGPAEQH; from the coding sequence ATGGTTAAAAATATTCTTTTGTGGGTAGTCATCGCCGTGGTGCTGATGTCGGTATTCAATAGCTTCGGTCCCAAGGTGGCGCCTTCCGCGCAAATGTCCTATTCCCAGTTCCTGCAGGAAGCCAAACAGGGACGCATCGCTCAGGTGAGCATTGATGGCCGCGCCATCATGGGCCGCACTAGCGGCGGCGAACGCTTCACAACCTATAGTCCAGAAACAGACAATAGCGCGATGATTGGCGAATTACTCAATCATGGCGTCGATATCGAGGGTCAGCCGCCTGAAAAGCAGGGGCTGTTGATGCAGATCTTCATTTCATGGTTCCCGATGCTGTTGCTCATCGGCATCTGGGTGTTCTTCTTGCGGCAAATGCAGGGCGGCGGCGCGGGCCGGGGGGCGATGTCTTTTGGCAAATCGCGGGCGCGCATGATGAGCGAAGATCAGATCAAGATCACCTTCTCCGATGTAGCCGGCGTAGATGAGGCTAAGGAAGAAGTCGCCGAACTGGTCGAATTCCTGCGCGATCCCGGCAAGTTCCAGAAACTCGGCGGCAAGATCCCGCGCGGGGTATTGATGGTGGGTTCGCCAGGCACCGGCAAGACCTTACTGGCCAAGGCCATCGCCGGCGAGGCCAAGGTGCCGTTCTTCTCGATCTCCGGTTCGGATTTTGTGGAAATGTTCGTCGGCGTCGGCGCCTCGCGGGTGCGCGACATGTTTGAGCAGGCTAAGAAGCACGCGCCCTGCATCATTTTTATTGATGAAATCGACGCGGTTGGTCGTCATCGCGGCGCGGGCCTGGGCGGTGGTCACGACGAGCGCGAACAGACGTTGAACCAATTGCTGGTGGAGATGGACGGCTTTGAGGGTAACGAGGGTATTATCGTCATCGCCGCGACCAACCGCCCCGATGTACTCGATCCAGCATTATTGCGGCCGGGCCGCTTTGACCGACAGGTCGTAGTGCCATTGCCGGATGTGCGGGGCCGTGAGCAGATTCTCAAGGTTCACATGCGCAAGGTGCCGCTATCCACCAATGTCAAGCCCTCGGTGATTGCGCGTGGTACACCCGGGTTTTCCGGCGCTGATCTGGCGAATCTGGTGAATGAGGCGGCCCTGTTCGCTGCTCGTGGCAACAAGCGCGATGTCGACATGGAGGACTTCGAGAAAGCCAAGGACAAGATTATGATGGGTTCCGAGCGCAAGTCGATGGTGATGAGCGAAGAGGAGAAGAAGCTGACGGCTTACCATGAGGGCGGTCATGCGATTGTCGGTCGCTTGGTGCCGTCCCATGACCCGGTTTACAAGGTCAGCATCATCCCGCGTGGCCGGGCGCTGGGCGTGACCATGTTCCTGCCTGAAGGCGATCGCTACAGCTTCAGCAAGCAGCGCTTGGAGAGTCAGATTTCCAGCCTGTTTGGCGGACGCATTGCCGAATCGCTGATTTTCGGCGCGGACATGGTGACCACGGGCGCGCAGAACGACATTGAACGGGCGACTGATATTGCCCGTAATATGGTGACCAAGTGGGGTCTGTCCGACCGGTTGGGACCATTGACCTATAGCGAGGATGACGGCGAAGTGTTCCTGGGGCGCAGCGTGACCCGGCATAAGAATGTCTCGGATGAAACCGCTCATGTCATTGATGAGGAAATTCGTTCGATCATTGATCAGAATTACCGGCGCGCCGAGCAGTTGCTACGAGATAATCTCGACAAGCTGCACCAGATGGCCGAGGCTTTAATGAAGTACGAGACCATTGATTCCGATCAGATCGACGACATTATGGCAGGCCGGCCGCCGCGTGAACCGGCGGATGTTAATGCTGATGACGAACCGCCTACCGGAACGACCATCGATCTGGACAAGGATCGGCGGGGTGAAAAGCCGATTGGCGGGCCGGCTGAGCAGCATTAA